Sequence from the Nitrospinota bacterium genome:
AATCACCTCCGCATAAATATTTATTATATTATAAACTAAAGAAATGTCTATCTTGTAATATTTCTATTTAGGCAGAGCTTTAAATATGTTAAAATCTATTAAGTTCAAAGAGATTGAATTTAAGATACTCTCATCTCCAGACAGGAAAACCTTTTTAAATAATCTTAAGAATGTTTATTAGCCCTTGTAAAAAGGGGGTGATGGTCTTATGAAGTTGTATCTTGTTCAGCATGGTGAGGCAACTACAGAAGAGATAAACAAGGAAAAGCCTCTTACAAAGAAGGGGATATCAGACGTAAATAAAATAGCTACATTTCTTAGAGATGCTGGTATCAGTGTAAATTCTATCTTTCATAGCACAAAATTGCGAGCTAAAGAGTCAGCAAAGATTTTAGCCGATATCTTAAATCCAGAATGTCAGGTTATTGAAAAAAACTCCCTTTCTCCTAATGATTCCGTTGAGAATATCTATGCGGAGATTTTAGAGAGAACAGATGATTTAATGATTGTTGGACATCTGCCATTCCTTTCTAAACTAGTATCAAAGTTGATTCTGTATTCTGAAGATAAAAGTATAATAAGATTTAGGCAGGGTGGAATTGCTCGGCTGGAAAGAAACGATACAGGTTCCTGGGAGATTGATTGGTTCATAACCCCTGATTTATTGAGAGAAGAGTCGTAATTTCTTTACAAAAATCTGGACTCATTTTAAGTTTTATCTTATAGAGGTTTTCAAAAAAGATTATTATGGGACTAAGAGTATTAGCATTACATCCTTGGAATGTGTCTCCCAAAAAGGCTGTTCAAATTCAGAAAAAACTACGGTTAAGAATTAAGATCAGTCCCCTAACTAAACAACCTCTATTAATAGCTGGT
This genomic interval carries:
- the sixA gene encoding phosphohistidine phosphatase SixA translates to MKLYLVQHGEATTEEINKEKPLTKKGISDVNKIATFLRDAGISVNSIFHSTKLRAKESAKILADILNPECQVIEKNSLSPNDSVENIYAEILERTDDLMIVGHLPFLSKLVSKLILYSEDKSIIRFRQGGIARLERNDTGSWEIDWFITPDLLREES